A single region of the Acetivibrio cellulolyticus CD2 genome encodes:
- a CDS encoding NADH-dependent [FeFe] hydrogenase, group A6 has translation MLDSKENHEQKRILNVRINDQEIKVPEGITVLEAAHEAGIKIPTLCHLDLHDFQMFNKTASCRVCMVELVDARNNRNKLVPSCVTSVQDGMAIRTDTLRAIRARRGAVELLLSNHPNECFTCPKNRECELQALAEELNVRKIRWEGERMSYPKDMSSDAIVKDANKCIYCRRCETGCNEVQTCGILSGIGRGFNAHVGPFANIPMVESSCTYCGQCVQVCPTAALTEVYHTDKVWEALNDPDKHVIVQTAPAVRVALGELFGMEAGSIVTGKMVTALKRMGFDGVFDTDFGADITVMEEASELIYRIKNKKTLPILTNCCPAWVKFIEHQFPELIHIPSTCKSPHIMFGSIAKTYYAEKNGLDPDNIVVVSVMPCIAKKAEAKRPELTKDAHNNVDIVITTRELGAMIREAGIEFDRLPDSEFDRPLGETTGASVIFGTAGGVIEAVMRTACEWLTGEPLKKVEFEELRGLEGVRKATVKIGDQEFKIGIASGLGNARMILEDIRDGKADYHAIEIMACPGGCVAGGGQPYHHGNNEIIKKRREAIYEEDKNKKIRKSHENKEVLELYKNYLGEPFGEDAHELLHTHFEERERI, from the coding sequence ATGCTAGATAGTAAGGAAAACCATGAACAAAAAAGAATACTTAATGTTCGAATAAACGATCAGGAAATTAAAGTTCCAGAAGGAATAACTGTTCTCGAGGCTGCACATGAGGCTGGTATTAAAATACCTACATTGTGCCATTTGGATCTTCATGACTTTCAAATGTTCAATAAAACTGCATCCTGCAGGGTTTGTATGGTTGAACTGGTAGATGCCCGAAACAACCGAAACAAGCTGGTACCTTCATGCGTAACAAGTGTACAGGATGGGATGGCTATACGTACCGATACTCTGCGTGCAATTAGAGCAAGAAGGGGAGCTGTCGAACTTCTCCTGTCCAACCATCCAAATGAGTGCTTTACATGTCCTAAAAACCGGGAATGTGAACTTCAAGCTCTGGCTGAAGAATTGAATGTAAGAAAGATCCGGTGGGAAGGCGAGAGAATGAGTTATCCGAAGGATATGTCCAGTGATGCCATAGTAAAGGATGCTAATAAATGTATTTACTGTCGAAGATGTGAGACAGGGTGCAACGAGGTTCAAACCTGCGGCATATTGTCAGGGATCGGACGCGGGTTTAATGCTCACGTAGGGCCTTTTGCCAATATACCAATGGTGGAGTCATCCTGTACGTATTGCGGTCAATGTGTTCAGGTATGTCCTACTGCTGCACTTACGGAAGTATACCATACAGATAAGGTATGGGAGGCACTAAACGATCCGGACAAGCATGTTATAGTGCAAACTGCTCCAGCTGTACGTGTAGCATTAGGTGAGCTTTTCGGAATGGAGGCTGGCTCTATTGTAACCGGTAAAATGGTAACTGCATTGAAGCGTATGGGATTTGATGGAGTGTTTGATACTGATTTTGGTGCAGATATTACAGTTATGGAGGAAGCATCTGAGCTTATTTACCGGATTAAGAATAAAAAAACACTTCCGATTTTAACAAATTGCTGTCCTGCCTGGGTAAAATTTATTGAGCATCAGTTCCCTGAACTGATCCATATTCCATCCACATGTAAATCACCGCATATAATGTTTGGATCTATAGCAAAAACCTACTATGCAGAGAAGAACGGGTTGGATCCCGATAATATTGTAGTGGTTTCGGTTATGCCCTGCATAGCTAAAAAAGCAGAAGCAAAACGTCCTGAGCTTACAAAGGATGCGCATAATAATGTAGATATAGTTATTACCACAAGGGAATTAGGGGCTATGATAAGGGAAGCCGGAATAGAGTTTGATAGACTGCCTGATAGTGAATTTGACCGACCCCTTGGGGAAACAACGGGTGCTTCAGTTATATTTGGTACAGCTGGAGGAGTAATCGAAGCAGTAATGAGAACTGCTTGTGAATGGCTAACAGGAGAGCCGCTTAAAAAGGTAGAGTTTGAGGAACTTAGAGGTTTGGAAGGGGTACGTAAGGCAACTGTAAAAATAGGTGATCAGGAATTTAAAATAGGAATAGCAAGTGGACTTGGGAATGCGAGGATGATTCTTGAGGATATAAGGGATGGAAAGGCTGATTATCATGCAATTGAAATTATGGCCTGTCCGGGAGGTTGTGTTGCAGGTGGAGGACAGCCTTATCACCATGGTAATAATGAGATTATTAAAAAGCGTAGAGAAGCTATATATGAAGAGGATAAAAATAAAAAGATCAGAAAGTCTCATGAGAATAAAGAAGTATTGGAACTTTATAAGAATTATCTGGGAGAGCCGTTTGGGGAAGATGCACATGAACTCCTCCATACTCATTTTGAAGAAAGAGAAAGAATTTAG
- a CDS encoding class IV adenylate cyclase: protein MFEVEIKAKVNCNVLSKIKERINLLNPSKYEKVIYHDVYYDNCSNEYYRNEKELRLRKITQGDNTYTNVFTFKDMPFDYATKSKNEYEVNLSDFSTMNDILLKLGFNKDIEFVKECENYYVKFNGKDISITIAYLPDLKEYFIELEILEVCVDENINNLKEILSELLSDFSISEQNVTSKYYTDSIREKRKGG, encoded by the coding sequence GTGTTTGAAGTAGAGATAAAAGCAAAGGTTAATTGCAATGTTCTAAGTAAAATCAAAGAACGGATTAATTTATTAAATCCATCTAAATATGAGAAAGTCATATACCATGATGTCTATTATGATAATTGTTCTAACGAATATTATAGAAATGAAAAGGAACTGCGTCTAAGAAAAATCACTCAGGGTGATAACACATATACAAATGTATTTACTTTTAAAGACATGCCTTTTGATTATGCCACAAAATCAAAAAATGAATATGAAGTGAATTTAAGTGATTTTAGCACAATGAATGATATTTTATTGAAATTAGGTTTTAATAAAGATATCGAGTTTGTTAAGGAATGTGAAAATTATTATGTAAAATTTAATGGGAAGGATATTTCAATTACTATTGCTTATCTGCCAGACTTAAAAGAATATTTTATTGAGTTGGAAATATTGGAAGTATGTGTAGATGAAAACATTAATAATTTAAAAGAAATATTATCTGAATTACTATCCGATTTTTCAATTTCAGAGCAAAATGTGACAAGTAAATATTATACTGATAGTATCAGGGAAAAAAGGAAGGGAGGATAA
- a CDS encoding sensor domain-containing protein, with product MGIAGTLTMVLLFAADKPGVSRGIVALFIVLFYTVAFMSMKFKLYTKKELEISEAHYRSLVEIAPLGIIIHKDGEILYTNPVFLEMMGLSKEDNIIGKQIVELIHPDHRNAVKFDIEKRFIRERLDFVEQKLVLLDGSNIEVEADSIEVKHMGKSVVMCIFKDITDRKKTERMLIEAEFRYRGLIESTLVGVFLYRDKFVYVNPYLEKLLDYSKEELYSMSLFDVIHQDDQYVIDQYNPQCAGTDIIRQFRIIKRDKTIIFVEAHAINTIYDGSPTTIVTLLDISHIKKTEEQIKYIAYHDSLTDLPNRYMLNDYLDKVISCGNPDNSTNTAVIGVMLVDLDRFKIINDSLGHSFGDIVLKEAAQRLKSCVGENDVVFRYGGDEFVIVLPDTDTRKCAETAKRITQLFGQPFIINDQKTFSTISVGISLFPEDGSNAEMLIKNADVAMYVVKDIGRNNYQFYHESFNRELLRKMELENGLRKALENNEFVLYYQPQIDLKSGKVVGLEALIRWYHPEYGLVYPAEFIPLAEETGLIVPIGKWVLETACRQNKSWQDAGLGNIPVAVNVSAYQILHSDLSSVVSEVLDKTKLDPRCLILEITESIMQDVEKTDQIINVLKSFNVKVAIDDFGTGYSSISLLKNHQFDILKIDPSFTFDLKKDKNSIDLIKLIIDFACQRSYSIIAEGIEDEEQAKILTEKGCTWGQGFYYSKPIPAGTIEEFLSELLPCC from the coding sequence ATGGGTATTGCAGGTACCCTAACAATGGTATTATTGTTTGCTGCGGATAAGCCTGGTGTTAGTAGAGGTATCGTTGCGTTGTTTATTGTTCTTTTTTATACAGTTGCTTTTATGAGTATGAAATTTAAATTATATACAAAAAAAGAACTTGAAATAAGTGAGGCACATTATAGAAGTTTGGTTGAAATAGCCCCACTCGGAATTATTATTCATAAGGATGGAGAAATTCTTTACACCAATCCGGTTTTTTTAGAGATGATGGGCTTATCAAAGGAAGATAATATTATTGGAAAACAAATAGTTGAATTAATTCATCCTGATCATAGAAATGCTGTAAAATTTGATATAGAAAAAAGATTTATACGTGAAAGACTTGATTTTGTAGAACAAAAACTTGTATTACTTGATGGGAGTAACATTGAAGTTGAAGCAGATTCCATAGAAGTAAAACATATGGGCAAATCAGTTGTTATGTGCATATTTAAAGATATCACTGATAGAAAGAAAACAGAAAGAATGCTTATTGAGGCTGAGTTTAGGTACCGTGGTCTTATAGAAAGTACTTTAGTTGGAGTATTTCTGTATCGGGATAAATTTGTATATGTTAACCCTTATCTTGAGAAGCTTTTGGATTACTCAAAAGAGGAGCTATATAGCATGAGTCTTTTTGATGTTATTCATCAAGATGACCAATATGTGATTGATCAATATAATCCGCAGTGTGCAGGGACAGATATAATAAGGCAGTTTAGAATTATAAAAAGGGATAAAACTATAATATTTGTTGAGGCACATGCAATAAATACTATTTATGACGGAAGTCCGACAACTATTGTTACACTTTTAGATATTTCTCACATTAAAAAAACTGAGGAGCAAATAAAATATATTGCTTATCATGATTCTTTGACAGACCTTCCAAATAGATATATGTTAAATGATTATCTTGATAAGGTAATTTCATGCGGTAATCCCGACAATTCAACAAATACGGCAGTGATTGGTGTTATGCTTGTAGACCTTGATAGATTTAAGATTATCAATGATTCTTTAGGACACAGTTTTGGGGATATTGTCCTTAAAGAAGCTGCACAAAGGCTAAAAAGTTGTGTAGGAGAGAACGATGTAGTCTTTAGATATGGCGGTGATGAATTTGTAATAGTATTGCCGGATACAGATACCAGGAAATGTGCAGAGACTGCTAAGAGGATTACCCAATTATTTGGTCAACCTTTTATAATAAATGATCAAAAAACATTTTCTACTATAAGTGTAGGAATCAGTTTGTTTCCAGAGGATGGCAGCAATGCGGAAATGTTGATCAAGAATGCCGATGTAGCTATGTATGTTGTGAAGGATATTGGAAGAAACAATTATCAGTTTTATCATGAAAGCTTCAATAGAGAGCTTTTGAGGAAAATGGAACTTGAGAATGGACTTAGAAAAGCGTTGGAAAATAACGAATTTGTTCTTTACTACCAACCACAGATTGACTTGAAATCAGGAAAAGTAGTAGGTCTTGAGGCTCTTATACGCTGGTATCACCCGGAGTATGGTTTGGTGTATCCCGCAGAGTTTATCCCTCTTGCAGAGGAGACAGGTCTTATTGTGCCAATTGGGAAATGGGTACTGGAAACTGCGTGCAGACAGAATAAATCATGGCAGGATGCGGGCCTTGGTAACATACCTGTTGCAGTGAATGTCTCTGCATACCAAATACTTCATTCGGACCTTTCGTCCGTTGTAAGTGAAGTGTTGGATAAAACTAAATTGGATCCACGTTGTTTGATATTGGAAATAACAGAAAGTATAATGCAGGATGTAGAAAAGACAGATCAAATAATTAATGTTCTTAAGTCATTTAATGTAAAAGTGGCAATTGATGATTTTGGAACAGGATATTCCTCAATTAGTCTTTTAAAGAATCATCAATTTGATATTCTAAAAATTGATCCTTCGTTTACATTTGATTTGAAAAAAGATAAGAACTCGATAGATTTAATCAAGCTAATTATTGATTTTGCTTGCCAGCGCAGCTATTCAATTATTGCAGAAGGAATAGAAGACGAAGAACAGGCTAAAATTTTGACAGAAAAAGGTTGCACATGGGGACAGGGGTTCTATTATAGCAAACCAATACCTGCTGGAACCATTGAGGAATTTCTAAGTGAATTGCTCCCTTGTTGCTAA
- a CDS encoding acyltransferase: MSTEIAEIESTDEEMLKPEAVAKKSSRILYIDVLRVLSIFAVIIGHASSSIVANISSGKLESNQWWIANIFDSCIRWCIPVFFMISGVLLLNPARDESYGVFIKKRFVRLGIPFVIWSIFYSFAKHFLLEPDGSSLGSMPGICLKDVLSNTTYYHMWFMYTILAIYLFIPVMRAAIKKFSIGETKIYIFLWILIAVIYPTIESFYRLIYSGDLSISLLASSYLTGYLGYFVLGYYIGSVEMKKSLRMIFYMVGIASLVAIPMLVYISNLGNETLNEAFYSYFSLPVFLLSLAFFILFKQINWDKLLSNKLKNTVSLLSEASFGIYLVHMFIEDMWIDRMDIWKYTPVSVRILGVTLITFTLSYIFVRIVNSNKTLSKILFG, from the coding sequence ATGAGCACGGAAATAGCAGAAATAGAATCTACAGATGAAGAGATGCTAAAACCAGAAGCAGTGGCAAAAAAAAGCAGTAGAATATTATATATAGATGTTTTAAGAGTATTATCCATTTTTGCAGTCATTATTGGACATGCCTCATCGAGCATAGTGGCAAATATAAGCAGTGGGAAACTTGAAAGCAATCAGTGGTGGATTGCAAATATCTTTGATTCGTGCATCAGATGGTGCATTCCGGTATTTTTTATGATTAGTGGTGTTTTACTGTTAAACCCTGCTCGCGATGAGTCTTATGGAGTATTTATTAAAAAAAGGTTTGTCCGCCTCGGAATTCCCTTTGTCATCTGGTCAATATTTTACTCCTTTGCAAAGCATTTTCTGCTGGAACCTGATGGTTCCAGCTTAGGATCCATGCCAGGAATATGCCTTAAGGATGTTTTATCCAATACAACCTATTATCACATGTGGTTTATGTACACAATACTTGCCATTTACCTTTTTATACCTGTGATGAGGGCTGCAATAAAGAAGTTTTCAATCGGGGAAACAAAGATATATATTTTTTTGTGGATCTTAATCGCTGTTATATATCCAACCATCGAATCATTCTACCGATTAATCTATTCCGGAGACCTAAGTATATCCCTATTGGCTTCTTCTTATCTAACAGGCTATCTTGGTTACTTCGTTCTGGGATATTATATTGGCAGTGTAGAAATGAAAAAATCTTTACGAATGATATTTTATATGGTAGGAATTGCGTCGCTCGTTGCAATTCCCATGCTGGTATATATATCAAATCTGGGAAATGAAACGCTCAATGAAGCTTTTTATTCTTACTTCAGTTTACCTGTATTTCTTTTGTCTCTTGCTTTCTTTATACTATTTAAGCAAATCAACTGGGATAAATTATTAAGCAACAAGTTAAAAAATACAGTTTCGCTTTTGTCTGAAGCTTCCTTCGGAATATATCTGGTTCATATGTTTATTGAAGATATGTGGATAGATAGAATGGATATATGGAAGTATACACCGGTTTCAGTCAGGATTCTTGGAGTAACACTAATAACTTTTACGCTCAGTTACATTTTTGTGAGAATTGTAAATTCGAATAAAACTCTATCAAAGATTCTTTTTGGCTAA
- a CDS encoding glycosyltransferase, with translation MVRKLTKKAVKSLLLNGSDTNTALAYSIGILIGLFPLHGLRLVTIALIALVCSLNLPAMIIGLGFTVLCPGLYSVFTSIFNTIGSTSGGILKLVLAGVLIIPAVYNLSKLLSLSFSHEAEAKKFAWASGLGSFAGYALLYDLKAGLAICGLVLLIVIARGLSTLALSSGFILGILIYAMAKMVLFKDSLPILLSGYESINDFVTLLMNGHYEYLLTLLMDLLIAASAFPIFKNIYSCKSIQQTRYSRLYVFHDADGFRWSKIERTVLVSAILVIMFGNIFFTGLLGSGTFASSTMKDTEVTSGTTDTSLNSITKNKTSNKTYGFYVDWDPKSLASFKKNASLIDVLIPGWYQLNDQLGVTGTINKEVMDIATKNNVKVMPLVNNYVNEKWNGNLVKAIISTKANRDKFINQLKTEALKNGFCGFNIDFENLDDECKNNYSLFISELYSSFKAAKLQLTVDVQPQKSAYDLEKLATSTDSIILMMYDEHNEKSSSGPIASKDWYENILKNIKVPADKIIVGLGLYGYDWTNKESGKVTSMSSSEVMQLYRSNKAAIKWDTKYCNPTFNYMNGKESHTLWFNDSIVAYNQISFSQKLGIHQFSLWRLGSEDEKLWSVFSSLDNLKESITDLSISEETVDTTDLSNTTTQGEIIYNLSKSKIYLGKRLKLQSDDTLSVIDYNSTYIGGLGEGTDPKQKKIALTFDDGPTKEYTPQILDILKRYNIKATFFVIGKNAWSNPNILKRIYNEGHDIGNHTYDHKDLPQYSILTTRVQLNMTNKIIEILTGHSTLLFRQPYNVEWDLSSPGEAAVFKGIDSMGYALIGSAIDPKDWEGHPSNEIVSSINQQLGTGNIVLLHDDGVNVKNTVKTLPLIIEDLKSKGYSFETVSTLMNKDRSSVMPTVKIQESASIMAINLLLTLKSSFNLFVRILFISATIIGVLRFVLLIFFATRQKKKHMQKKFSGIFTPMASIVVAAYNEEKVICKTVESILESDYPNIEVIVVNDGSTDRTAEAVKQRFGDHPKVRLISKENGGKSSSVNGGFKEAYGEIVVVIDADTILDSKAVSLMVRHFENDEVAAVSGNVKVGNKNNFITKCQHIEYVTGLNLERRAFDELNCIPVVPGAIGAWRKEYVKAAGYYKEDTLAEDADITLTFLEQGFKIVYEEGARAYTEAPEDLDGFLKQRLRWSYGTLQCLWKHRKSLFNKDNKILGFAALPNMWLYQFVFQALTPISEVIFFMGLFGAKPLLAVLTYMVFFIIDYLITLYAFNLEKEDTKPLRLYFFQRAAYKLIMTFVVYKSLFSALKGVKVGWNKLLRKGNVEKETPETEYQELIA, from the coding sequence ATGGTAAGAAAATTAACCAAAAAAGCTGTAAAGTCACTTTTGCTTAATGGTTCAGATACCAATACAGCATTAGCGTATTCCATAGGTATACTTATAGGCCTGTTTCCGTTGCACGGTCTAAGATTGGTGACCATTGCTCTTATAGCCTTAGTTTGCAGTTTAAACCTTCCAGCAATGATCATAGGGCTTGGTTTTACAGTTTTATGTCCCGGACTGTATTCAGTTTTTACAAGTATTTTCAACACTATAGGAAGCACCAGCGGTGGCATCCTCAAACTAGTATTAGCAGGGGTGTTAATTATACCTGCAGTGTATAATCTATCCAAATTGTTATCTCTGAGTTTTTCACACGAAGCCGAAGCTAAAAAGTTTGCATGGGCCTCAGGTTTGGGTAGCTTTGCCGGTTATGCGCTTTTATACGATTTAAAAGCAGGGCTCGCCATCTGCGGGCTGGTTTTACTGATTGTAATCGCTAGAGGCCTAAGTACACTGGCTTTGTCTTCCGGTTTCATTCTGGGCATTCTTATCTATGCCATGGCTAAAATGGTTTTATTTAAAGATAGCCTGCCTATTCTTTTATCAGGCTATGAATCTATCAATGATTTTGTAACACTGCTTATGAATGGGCACTACGAGTACCTTCTGACCTTGTTAATGGATTTACTTATTGCAGCCTCAGCCTTTCCAATATTCAAGAATATTTACAGTTGTAAAAGCATTCAGCAAACACGTTATTCCCGATTATATGTTTTCCACGATGCTGATGGATTTCGATGGTCAAAAATAGAAAGAACTGTTCTTGTCTCTGCTATTTTAGTAATCATGTTTGGAAATATATTTTTTACAGGACTTTTAGGCAGCGGTACCTTTGCATCCTCTACTATGAAGGATACTGAAGTTACTTCAGGCACAACAGATACATCTTTAAATTCTATCACAAAAAACAAAACCTCCAATAAAACTTACGGTTTCTATGTTGATTGGGATCCAAAAAGTCTGGCTTCCTTCAAAAAGAATGCCAGCCTCATCGATGTATTAATTCCCGGTTGGTATCAGCTGAACGACCAGCTAGGTGTAACGGGTACTATTAACAAGGAAGTTATGGATATAGCAACTAAAAATAACGTAAAAGTCATGCCTCTGGTAAATAATTATGTGAATGAAAAATGGAATGGAAATCTTGTAAAAGCAATAATCTCTACAAAGGCTAACAGAGACAAATTTATCAACCAATTAAAAACCGAAGCTTTAAAAAACGGTTTTTGCGGGTTCAATATTGACTTTGAAAACTTGGATGACGAATGTAAAAATAATTATTCACTATTCATTTCAGAGCTTTATTCATCATTTAAAGCTGCCAAACTCCAGCTTACTGTTGATGTTCAGCCACAAAAAAGTGCATATGATCTGGAAAAATTGGCTACATCCACCGATAGCATCATTTTGATGATGTATGATGAACATAATGAAAAAAGCAGTTCCGGACCAATTGCTTCAAAGGATTGGTATGAAAACATTCTGAAAAACATAAAAGTACCTGCTGATAAAATCATTGTAGGTCTTGGTCTTTACGGCTATGACTGGACTAACAAAGAATCCGGGAAAGTTACCAGTATGTCCAGTTCAGAAGTTATGCAGCTCTACAGATCCAATAAAGCCGCTATTAAATGGGATACAAAGTATTGCAACCCTACATTTAATTATATGAATGGAAAAGAATCACATACGCTTTGGTTCAACGACAGTATAGTTGCATATAATCAGATATCCTTTTCCCAAAAACTTGGAATCCACCAATTTTCCTTATGGCGTTTGGGTTCCGAGGATGAGAAATTATGGAGTGTCTTTTCTAGCTTGGATAATTTAAAAGAATCAATAACAGACCTGAGTATTTCGGAAGAAACCGTTGACACTACCGATCTTTCAAATACCACTACCCAGGGCGAAATCATTTATAATTTAAGCAAGTCCAAAATTTATCTTGGTAAAAGACTCAAGCTACAATCGGATGATACACTTTCAGTTATTGATTATAATTCCACATATATTGGAGGATTAGGAGAAGGTACAGATCCAAAGCAAAAGAAAATTGCCCTGACTTTTGACGATGGACCTACAAAAGAGTACACCCCGCAGATCCTCGATATATTAAAACGTTATAATATAAAGGCAACCTTCTTTGTTATAGGAAAAAACGCATGGTCTAACCCTAACATTTTGAAAAGAATTTATAATGAGGGACATGATATTGGAAATCATACATATGATCATAAGGATTTACCGCAGTATTCCATACTAACAACGCGTGTTCAATTAAATATGACAAATAAAATTATTGAAATTTTGACCGGGCATTCAACGCTCTTGTTCAGACAGCCATATAATGTTGAATGGGATTTAAGCTCTCCAGGTGAAGCAGCAGTATTTAAAGGAATAGACAGCATGGGTTATGCTCTAATCGGAAGCGCCATTGACCCAAAGGACTGGGAGGGGCATCCTTCCAATGAAATCGTAAGCAGTATAAACCAACAACTCGGAACCGGCAATATTGTTCTGCTTCATGATGATGGCGTCAATGTTAAAAACACAGTGAAAACACTCCCCTTAATTATTGAAGATTTAAAGTCAAAGGGCTACAGTTTTGAGACAGTAAGTACCCTTATGAATAAAGATAGAAGCTCTGTTATGCCTACTGTAAAAATACAGGAAAGTGCCAGCATAATGGCTATCAACCTGTTACTTACCTTAAAATCAAGTTTTAATTTGTTTGTAAGGATTTTATTCATTTCAGCAACCATTATCGGAGTACTAAGATTTGTACTTTTGATATTCTTTGCCACCAGGCAAAAAAAGAAACATATGCAAAAGAAGTTCAGCGGCATTTTTACACCCATGGCAAGTATTGTCGTTGCTGCATATAACGAAGAAAAGGTTATATGCAAGACTGTTGAATCGATTTTGGAAAGCGATTATCCGAATATCGAAGTAATTGTAGTAAACGACGGGTCAACGGACAGAACAGCAGAAGCTGTAAAACAGCGTTTTGGTGATCATCCTAAAGTAAGGCTGATTTCAAAAGAAAACGGAGGCAAATCCTCTTCTGTCAACGGAGGCTTTAAAGAAGCTTATGGAGAAATCGTAGTTGTCATAGATGCAGATACTATATTAGATAGCAAGGCAGTTTCTTTAATGGTAAGGCACTTTGAAAATGATGAGGTTGCCGCTGTATCGGGCAACGTAAAGGTAGGAAATAAGAATAATTTCATTACAAAATGTCAGCATATCGAATACGTCACAGGACTTAATCTTGAACGCCGTGCCTTTGATGAGCTGAATTGCATTCCTGTTGTTCCCGGAGCTATTGGAGCTTGGAGAAAAGAATATGTAAAAGCAGCTGGCTACTATAAAGAGGATACCCTTGCTGAAGATGCCGATATTACACTTACATTTCTTGAGCAGGGATTTAAGATAGTTTATGAGGAAGGTGCACGGGCTTATACTGAAGCACCAGAGGACCTTGATGGATTTTTGAAGCAAAGATTGAGATGGTCTTATGGGACCTTGCAGTGTCTTTGGAAACACAGAAAATCATTGTTCAATAAAGACAATAAAATTTTAGGTTTTGCTGCGTTACCAAACATGTGGCTTTACCAATTCGTTTTCCAGGCACTAACTCCTATCTCCGAAGTTATCTTTTTCATGGGTTTATTCGGAGCTAAGCCATTGTTAGCTGTGCTTACATATATGGTGTTCTTTATTATCGACTATCTCATTACCTTATATGCCTTCAATCTGGAAAAGGAAGACACAAAACCTTTGAGGCTGTATTTCTTCCAGAGGGCTGCATACAAACTGATTATGACATTTGTGGTTTACAAATCCCTATTCTCCGCCTTAAAAGGTGTAAAAGTAGGCTGGAACAAGCTCTTAAGAAAAGGAAATGTTGAAAAAGAAACTCCTGAAACTGAATATCAGGAACTAATTGCATAA
- a CDS encoding DUF6020 family protein codes for MIKKDLNESLGKSIVFFALYALIPLAVFLTALIGFWPGLVTADSGYQWEMAKGTAPMNAVHPVAHTVLIKLLLTIWDNPAVITLFGAISLSFSFAFCLFVLHRRGVNRFLLLGASLIFALSPNNLVLSITMWKDIPYTAALLAATGFILYLSTVRRTAEGNLPSSRIVMVSLYMTSIFLNLCWAFRYNGSMVTFGGLAVLLIFMWKEKLSKKILPVLLSGLVVGIFANNILPACVNSLPNTYDYTTKYMIRQVMGADLQSQALSEENSEKLWKIFDKEKVKENFVPEDFSPVLWNDEIWANYGENPDARGEVRKMYFQTLTKKPLVMIQNALQSSNMVWGIKKPSGVNQSDCVLYPPEEYNPIGIAEYNNAISGTISQYVNLSKKSSFFSVFWRNGLWLIISIALLFVLLQKKVFSSIFVFVPIALSTASCIIAVTAEYRYVWPLYAIIPILFVYFLYERSNTKQI; via the coding sequence ATGATAAAAAAAGACCTAAATGAATCATTGGGAAAAAGTATTGTTTTTTTCGCATTATATGCTTTGATACCACTAGCTGTATTCCTTACTGCTCTTATTGGATTTTGGCCGGGACTGGTCACTGCCGATTCGGGTTACCAGTGGGAAATGGCAAAAGGAACAGCCCCAATGAATGCTGTACATCCTGTTGCACATACAGTGCTAATTAAGCTGTTGCTTACAATTTGGGATAATCCTGCCGTTATCACTCTTTTTGGTGCGATATCCCTTTCTTTTTCATTTGCGTTCTGTCTTTTTGTTTTGCATCGTCGTGGGGTAAACCGCTTCTTACTCTTGGGAGCTTCACTTATATTTGCACTATCTCCTAACAATTTAGTTTTATCCATTACAATGTGGAAGGATATCCCATACACAGCAGCGTTACTGGCAGCAACAGGATTCATATTGTATCTTTCAACTGTCAGGCGAACAGCTGAAGGTAATTTACCTTCTTCGAGAATAGTCATGGTGAGCTTGTATATGACTTCAATATTCTTAAACTTATGCTGGGCATTCCGATATAATGGCTCTATGGTAACTTTCGGGGGATTAGCAGTGCTCCTTATATTCATGTGGAAGGAAAAACTCTCCAAAAAGATTTTGCCGGTGCTCCTATCGGGACTTGTTGTGGGGATTTTTGCGAATAATATTTTGCCTGCATGTGTAAATTCACTTCCAAACACATATGATTACACAACAAAATATATGATAAGACAAGTTATGGGCGCCGATTTGCAAAGTCAGGCTCTTTCTGAAGAGAATAGTGAGAAATTGTGGAAAATCTTCGACAAAGAGAAGGTTAAAGAGAATTTTGTTCCTGAAGATTTCAGTCCTGTTTTATGGAATGATGAGATTTGGGCAAATTATGGTGAAAATCCGGATGCAAGGGGAGAAGTGCGCAAAATGTATTTTCAGACTCTCACTAAAAAACCCCTGGTTATGATTCAAAATGCCCTTCAATCATCAAACATGGTATGGGGAATTAAAAAGCCTTCAGGTGTTAATCAATCGGACTGTGTTCTCTATCCCCCTGAGGAATACAACCCAATAGGGATTGCTGAATATAATAATGCGATATCAGGTACAATATCACAATATGTCAACCTGTCTAAAAAGAGTTCATTTTTTAGTGTGTTCTGGCGAAACGGACTATGGCTGATCATTTCAATTGCGCTGTTGTTTGTGCTTTTGCAGAAAAAAGTATTTAGTTCCATATTTGTTTTTGTACCTATAGCGTTATCAACAGCTTCCTGTATTATTGCAGTAACGGCCGAATATAGGTATGTATGGCCTTTATACGCTATTATACCGATACTTTTTGTATATTTTTTGTATGAACGTTCCAACACAAAACAAATATAA